The Falco biarmicus isolate bFalBia1 chromosome 1, bFalBia1.pri, whole genome shotgun sequence DNA segment ATAACTGTCCTTTATAAAGACAAAATGGTAAACTGTGTCTCCTTTTACAAGATGTGGGAGAAAAACTGCAAGAGCTCGAAGGTATAGATGACGACGTTTGGGCTTCCTGCTTTGAATTTCATTTGCATCCTCTGTGCTTTTAATGTAGGTCAGTAAAGAGTGACATCACTGTTTTCTTCGATTTTTCAATGGTTAAATCAATTTAGGAAGCGGAAAATTTAGAATGCCAAAAATTTGTTTGctgaaaaatttcatttattcatgACATCTAGGTATCAGTGTTTCATACAAAGCTGTACAAGCTGCAAAGGAATACACCTGTCCCTGTGTCTTGGAATTCTACACAATTCCTGTGTGGGAGACCCCCGGCTAGAAGAGCTATGCTTGTGTTCCTGCCAGTGACACAgcatttttccagctgtgagGGAAACACTCAGTACTGTAGCAGCACAAGAATGACCATCCAGctggctgggggaagggagaggaaagaaagagaagatgcTATTTTATAATCTCCTTcagcacaagaagaaaaattcccTTCAGGGCACAGCAAGAACAGCAGTAACTCTGTCCATCTGAGGTTCTCTCTTTCCTGGGTCAACAGGTGTTGCTGGAGCTGACTGCTACGAGCAGCGAGAAAGGTGAAGATGAGTGAGAGGAGgtggcaaaaaaccccaaaattgtGCATACTTGACATCACATAGCATCCCTGTAAAAGCTAGAGTCCTAACCATAAAGTTTATCCCTTTTAAAGCCAAAACAGAACCTCCCACACAACAATGTGTCTCAAAAAAGCCTCCTTCAGTTGTCTGCCTCGCTCAACCAGAACTGGTATATTCAACAGGTAATATTCTCAAGAATGCAGCAAAACAACCTAGGACAACATACGTAACAAAATGGCACAATAACCTATGTGAAGCATCTCGGAACCACGGGTTAGGTTATATTCTTCTTCATTTCTCTCCAACAAAGGCTGGGCATAACCCAGAGGTGGCGAAAATGCCAGATGGTGCTGACAAGAAGATATCCCTCAGGAGGCCCTCTCCTCCATCATAGACACCAACAGAACTGGGAGTACAGAATCTCAGCTATCAGCCAAAGAAGCGCTACTCAATGGTTCTATGAAGAAAAGGAGTAGCAAACACcgtctcatttttctttttttagttaaaaagaAGGATAAGAGGTGGAAAAACCACAAGAGAAGGAAAGTAAATGGACTCACAGGCCCTCTGCGATTTCTTGAATCGGTAAGCAAGGAAAAACTACAGCTTTCAGCTACGTGACTGTAAGCTGTAATTACAAGGCCTGGCAGTAAATGCAGAAGTACAACTCCAAGACTACTGTTACTCCCTTTTTCTACGCATTATTAAACTTTGCCCATAGAAACAAGCCTCAATACAGAAGCAGAATGGGATTCTGTTTAAAACCGTGTTACTCCTAGTAAATAAACTGCATTTGCAAATAGCTAGCAGTCTGATCTGCAAATGACTGTTAGAATCACCACTAGCATTTATGTGTCTACCAAGCAGCCCaggtatattttaaatacttttaagatTTGCCTTACAATGCAAAAAAGGTAAAAGAGCATTTTTAACTCCCATCCAGTTTTTCACTGAATTTAGTTTTGTAAGACTAGGTGTTAGGTAAACCTGTAATCAGGAGTAAAAGCCAACGGTGAAATGTGAGCTTGGTATCCAACCTGTCACTGTCCAGTGCTGCACCGCTTTTGCCTAAACGTGCCACAAGCTTAACAGAGtcctaaaaagaaataattaaaagttgTAACACACTGCTatcactgctgcagcagtgcactCCCGAAAAACGTTCAGTTTCTTAACCTGACGTTTTAAAAGCAAAACGTGCACAAACCGTGGCACCTGCAGAGCTTTGGACTTGAAGGTTGAGGCATATAAAAAACGTGGTCTGTGATAAACACGGAAGCAGGATTTCTGGGAGGCAACAAGGTGCTCACACCAGGCACAGCCAACACTGACACACCGGTACGTAAGCGATTCCCCgttttaagaagaaattattGATTAACCCCTGCCAGCAGCCGTGCAACGGTGTGGCCTACGGGAGGAATTCTTCATCGTCACGGAAACGTGATTGGGATGCGGGTTTTTACCAGCAGcaaggcaaaaccagctttaaGCAGAACTGTGGAGCAGACCCAGCCGAGACGTGACCCACCCGCACCGGGCGGCGGGTGCGGGAGCGCGGCCAGGCCCGTGCCGAGCGGGCCCGTGgggcgcccccgccgcccccgccccgtgcggcgggcagggcccccGGCGGCCGGCACCGGGCCGCGCTCCCGACGGCGGCCGCCCCACCGCGGCTCGCAgggccccccgcccgccccggcccggcggtaCCTTGATGCGCTCGCCGTCGATGGTGACGGCCCGCTCGCGGAAGTCCACGCCGATGGTGGCCTCGGTGCGCTGCGGGAAGCGGCCGGCGCAGAAGCGGTAGGTGAGGCACGTCTTGCCCACGTTGGAGTCCCCGATGACGATTATCTTGAAGATgcgggagcgggcggggggcagcgcgcCGGGGAGCGCGCCGCTGCCCGTCAGGCTCAGCTCCAGCGAGGACTCCAGGTCGGCCGCCGCGGCCATCATCGCTCCGCGGGCCCGGGCGGGCCGcctcgggggcggggggcgcggggggcacGGGGGACGCGGCCGCCccgctctgctcctgctgctgtcgccgccgcctcccggcgcggcgggcgggcgcgcgcCCCGCGGTCCGTTagccgccgccccgcgggggggggaAACGCCTCGCCCGCAGCGCGCGCTGCCGGTAGCGCCGCGCCCGTCCGCCCGCACGGCGCCACACGTCACGTCCCGGCTGCGCCCGGcgcctggggcggggggagctgcgTGCGCGCGGGAGTCTCGCGAGAGGGCGGTGCTGGCCGCCCATCCGCCAATCCCCGGGCGCGCTGCCCGCGCGCGCCAGCGGCGGCGCCGCCGAGGGTTAGCCGCAGGCCCCGaggcgccgggccgggccgggccgggcgcggcggcgggcgggcgggctggCGGCTGCCCCGGCGCCCGCCGCGCTGCTTCTGCGGCGGCAGCTCGGGCACCGGCGGGGCCCGGCAAGCGAGGTGTACCCGCACACCCTCCGGGAGCCCGCGGGGAAGCGGGAGCGGCCTGCCCTTCCCTCCCGTGCCGGAGGAGCACCGCCGGCAGGCCGTGTGTGTGAAGCGTTACCGTTGGTGAGGAGTAAACGAAGACGGGAGGCCTCACCGCAGTGCCCGGAATAGGCAGAGGAAGGCTGAGATCACgagggtttatttttaatcGTGGGGAAGATTCTGTGTGATAATTCTGTGAGGCAGCTTGCGGTACGACCCGGACAGCCCGGGCTTCGCACTCCGGCACTGCTGGGCTCCGCAGGCCTGAGGCCGCCTGTGCGCTGTGAGGCAGCAAGGGGGACGCATCTTGCCCAGCCCCTGTGCCTTTGCTGCGCTCCAGCCTGACTGTTCTGCTGTCATTTAACGCAATGGCAGCAGGTTCATCCCTGACAGACACTCGGACCAGAAGTGATCGACGTATCTCACAATAAGAAGGGAAGTACAGCGTTGCCTTAAGAATCTGTTACTAAACTCACCAAGGGCATCGACCTAGGAGAGAGGTAGAATGTAGACATCAAATTTAAGCAACATCCACCAGCAAAAATTTTATGAAGGGCTTGACCCTACACTGAAGAGCAAATGTAGATAGCAGTAATTGAGAGAACTGTTACTCTTGACAGTAGCTCTCTGGCCTGCAAATTGATCGCTGGGCCGGGATGCCTAAGGTTCTGATCAGATACCTAATAACAGCCACTGGAAGTcctcttcttcatcctcttACACATGCTTGTGGGCACTTGTGGCTTCTGCCTGCACAAATAAGAAATGATCCTTGGATCATTGCTCTCTATAGAGCAACTGCCCTGTGGCTGAAGGATAGTGCTTGGAGCAGCTTGTCATTGCTCATATATAAAAACAATAGGCtagattaaataataaaatgccCTGAGTTCAGAGCAACTTCAGTTACAGTGCCCATCTTCTTTCTTGTTACTCCCTGTTCTCCCTCCCTTGCACCAAC contains these protein-coding regions:
- the RAB33B gene encoding ras-related protein Rab-33B, whose product is MGTILKATLYFPSYCEIRRSLLVRVSVRDEPAAIALNDSRTVRLERSKGTGAGQDASPLLPHSAQAASGLRSPAVPECEARAVRVVPQAASQNYHTESSPRLKINPRDLSLPLPIPGTAVRPPVFVYSSPTVTLHTHGLPAVLLRHGREGQAAPASPRAPGGCAGTPRLPGPAGARAAAAEAARRAPGQPPARPPAAAPGPARPGASGPAANPRRRRRWRARAARPGIGGWAASTALSRDSRAHAAPPAPGAGRSRDVTCGAVRADGRGATGSARCGRGVSPPRGAAANGPRGARPPAAPGGGGDSSRSRAGRPRPPCPPRPPPPRRPARARGAMMAAAADLESSLELSLTGSGALPGALPPARSRIFKIIVIGDSNVGKTCLTYRFCAGRFPQRTEATIGVDFRERAVTIDGERIKIQLWDTAGQERFRKSMVQHYYRNVHAVVFVYDMTNIASFHSLPSWIEECKQHLLANDIPRILVGNKCDLRSAIQVPTDLAQKFADTHSMPLFETSAKNPNDNDHVEAIFMTLAHKLKSHKPLMLSQPPDRDEIHIKPEPKPAMTCWC